AGAGGAGACCCTGGagagcttcacacacacacacacacacacacacatgcattcacacacatatgcatacacacacaaacacgtacACACATGCACGTGCTCACACACATATGAGCATACGCACACACATAAAACGCACACATATGCAGAAACACACGGgtgcacacaacacacatacatgcacatgtgcacacaatgcctacatgtatacacatacataaacatgTGCATACATACATGTGCGCCGATTTATGCGTAGGCATAAACACGTACACACCCATTACACGTACACGCACATggacacacctacacacatatacatataaacatgtacacacacacacacacacgcctggcCACACCAGCATCCAGCTACGGCGGCTGCTGGCACCCTCATCGCCAACTCTCAGCCTCCAGATCCGTGAGCAAACACAGCCTGCTGTGCTGCTGCCAGCCGGGGACCCCCCCACGCAGCCAAggctcccctgcacccactcTGCGCTCCGAAAGAAGGTCGCCCCTTCtcaaccctccccccacccccttcagcGAGGGAAGGGCTGCAAGACCCTTGAGCATAGTGTTACATCTGGTCTAGTTACTCATGCAACTTGCTTGGGAAAACAGGCTGCAGAGATGAAAGAAACCATGTCGTGGtggccacccccagccccgtcttctctgctgtgcccccacAGTCCCTATCTGATCTTTCTACTGCTACGGTCAGCGTCCCAGGCGCCGGCCACCATCCTCAGCCTGCGAGATAACCCTGAGCGCCCGGTAACATCACCCAGCAACGCATGACGATTACCATGCAGGAGCCACGCCGTGTCCCAACAGAACACAGAGCtgcgggcagggcctgggctgtactgggggaagaggcagagagcccTCCCCACAGCTAAAGGCAACTCAACACTCCGCGTTTTTACTGGAAGGTGGGGTCAGGCAGTTTCAGCAACCGTTCCCCAGGGCAGGTGGAACAAAGACACCACAAGGACGGCGCTGCTGACCTTGAAAGGGGTCGTACTGCCCGGGGATCAGCGGGTAGCCCATGCCCACGTGGGTGTGGTGATGTGTGTGCAGGTGGCGCTGGCTGAACGGCGAGTGGCGGTCTCGTTCCCTCTCGGCCTCCCGTTCCCGCTCAGCCGCTGCCTTCTCCACCGGctgcaggagagaagagaaacaacACCCCAAGTGAACACCTCCGGACGCACCAGCAGGAGCACCACACCACCCTGTCCCGCTGCTAGAGCCCGCTGACCCCTGAGGggtggacagacagacacagcagTCTTTGCTCATCTGATAATTCAGGGTTGCCTCCCGCTGGAGTTCAAGCCAACGACTAAGGGAGGGGATCCGCAGCGGCACCAAGGGTCTCCTGCATGGCTGCAGCAGGGagacagcagccctgggctcactCGCAGCTGCAGGCTGGACCGTGTCCCAGGCTGGACCATGCCCCAGGAACAACTCCTCCACAAGCATTCAGGGAGACAAGGCCCTGGAGCTGCATCTTTAAACCCATGCTTTCCATTTAGACTTTTAAACTGGTAATTTGTGGGCGAGAGACTTTCTCATCATCTTCAACGCATCCATAACCGCTTCGCACCCTTCAAAGACGCAGCCCCACAAACAGTCCGCCGCCATCTAGTCGGGGACGTCAGCAGCCCACAGCCACCGTCCCGGGACGGTGAAGGACTGTGCATTCCTGCACATGTGTGCCTTTCAGAAGCCCCACCCTTTCACCCAAGTCCTCTTCCCCTATGCACCTGCACTGTGTCGGCACAGTCCCAGGGCGCTGACCTAAGCCAGAGCGCAGCCGCGACAGCCCTCGCTCCAGAGCCAGGCGGCTGGGCCCTGCCTAGGAGCCTCACCCGTGCAAGACTCTACTCCACGCCTGAACGACACCAAGAGGGCACCGGGCCCTCGGCTCTGCTCCTGAACAGCCCCCAGCAGGAAACTGACCGAGAGGCAGGGGAGACCGCTGACAGCTCAGACCGCTGCAGAAGCCAGGCGCCCAGTGTGGACACCGAGGGAtgcaggctggggggtggggtgggtctgAGCCCCACCCGTGCTCGCACAGGTGGGGAGCAGGACATACGGCCAGCTCAGGCTACCTGCTCTGAGCCACTGCGCCCAAGTGACTGCACCGGACTCCACTGTCTGAGGAGAAGGAGCCCATCTGAACTTGTACACTAGAGTCCCAGATTTTTTACAAACCTATcccaaaagaaaaacactttcaAAAAGCACAATTTGCCCAATGGATCAAGGGCTTGCAGGCTCTGAACTACTTAGCTACAGGCAGGCTGTACGACAGAATCCTCCAGGACTTAATTTCTCcggcttttattaaaaaaaaaaaaaatggcttttgtGCCACAAGCTGGCCCCCACGCATCTAAACTCCAGCCCTGGGTGAGTGAGTTCTGACGCGAGATTTTCCAACAGGGAAGCCTGCTACAGCCACACGGACCTCGACTACATGTCCCCTTCCGTGTGACACAGCCTCACCCTTCAGCGCTCGCTCCTTGTGTGCTGGGATAACACAGCACCCCTGAATTCACAGCTGGGGCTCCCAACCCTTCTCTAGCTTGCCCCCCAGGGCGCCCCCAAACACAGCAGTGGCCGGCGGCTTACGACGGGAGACTTGCTGCGGTACTGGCTGGCGTGCTGCTGCAGCAGATCCAGGGCTTTCGACTCGGTGGCTGCTTTCGCGCtgatgctggggctggtgttgactTTCTCGGCCTCTTCCCTCCCCGACATCTTCCCGTAGACAGGGTAATGAAATCCTGGCGAGAGATAGGCCCCTGCAGACACACGACAAAGGCTGCATCGAGTTACAGGCTACACCTTGGCGACAGAACACAGAATCCCTCAGGCTACAGGACCGTGGGATGAGAGGTGGGGATCTCAACACAGGGGGTCACATGAGGACCGGGCTCCGTCATCCTTAAACTGCAGGGACCACGTGCGCCCATTTTCTTCCCCCAGTTTATCCATCCTGGTGAACGGAGGTTACGTACAGAACGGAGCTTACGGCCACTTCATACACTTGTGCGTCTGCTTAAGTGGAAGCAATGGCAGCCGTAATGATTACGACAGGAAGCGCTTAGGCTATTTTCCCAGGCGATAAAGGCTCTGTCAGTCTAACAGGCACACTGGACCATCACAGACGCCAAGCCCCCCACTCACGTGCAGTCAGAGCGTTCGGCACGTACCAGGATAGCTGTGCATGAGGACAGGCGAGACCGCCCGGTAGGCGGGGTGGCTGGGGTCGTACACCTGCGGGTATGGGTACGCGTGCAGGTACTGGATGTAGGACTGGTGCTGACTCATGGGGGAGGACACGGCCACGCGGCTTCCCCGCGAGTCCTTCCAGTTCACAGGGGTCTTCCGGTCGTCGCTCTTCAGCTTGTTCTCCTCCAGCGGCTGGGAATCGGGACGCTTGGCTTCCTTGGGCTCCTCTTTGATGCTCGCCAAGGACACGGGAAGGCTGGACGCCACGCCCTCCTTGTTAGGGGTTTTCCTCGGACTGTCCTCTTtcaatctcttctctctgtcaagCTCTTCGGACTTTTGCTGCTCCAGATATTTGGGCTGGTACACATAATGATGCCAAGTCCTTGAATCTGGGTCCTAAATGAAAaagagatttgtgtgtgtgtgtgtgtctgcaaatTTCAATTTCTAAGAAAACCCATTACATCGTCACGACAGCACTACGCCTCTGACTTCTGATAGTAACTTAACATTTATGTATGTGTCAGGCACTGGGCCAATAGCTTTACCCCCTTCCCGCACCAAGCAAATCATTTCTGGGGTAGGCGATACCACGGGTTCCTCGTACAGATGACAAGACCAAATTTTACAAGCAACATCAAGGTCAAGGTCACATCAGTGTCCAATAGCGGAGCTGTGCTCCAGACTCCAGTCTGCTGGAACTAAGGTCACTTCGCATAAATAACGCCATCAGACATGCTAATTCCAACCCTCATTCTCCTTTTACTATCTCATCtaggtttaaaaacaaaaaaaataattttttaaaaaccccagtgTAAGCTAGTAAGGGTCAGTTTATGTAATTACAACACCTGCTAACATCGCTGAGGTGGAGGAAAAACCCTGGGATTCCTAACACACTTCTGTGTCTGCTACGGCTGAGGTTCGCTTGGTACATCGGCTCACTTCTCGTCAAACGCTAACATCTCAGCCAAAACACAAGTTCAAATTGAGAGCACACAAGATGGCTTCTCTATGAGAAACACAGAACCATCTATGCACCCCgcctctcccccaaccccgcccccgGGTCAGATGCTTCTGATGGAGCCCTGCGGGGCAGCCGccgggctgcagcctgggaaggtgggggtgtgggggctcGGCATCCTCCTGGCCTGTGGCAGGCGTGTAGCGGGGGAGGAGTTCCCGTCTGGTTCACCAGGGACGCTCTCAGCACTGCAGGGGGGTTGGGGGAGATGGCGAGGACGAGGGTTTCTGAGGCTGGGAAATACCAGGACCAATGCTCGGTGCAGCTGGCGAGTCAGCAGGGACAGGATGAGCTGGCGCACGCACGGCTGCACCGCAACCCGGGTTCACGGGTTCTCAGGCTGGCTGACCTTGGGGCCCCTCCCAAACTCTGCTCACAAGTGCGCACCTCTGAGCTCTGCTTTGGGGCAGTTAACACAGGGAGTAAGACAGAGCCCGGGGGAGAGACACCTAGGGCCCACATTccgttcaacaaacaaaaaagatcatGAACGGCCAGGGTGAATGCAGGGGCCCGGTTTGCATTCTCCTAGAAGATGCTAACCAACCGGACACGAGCATCTGAGAGAGAGGACACCCACAGCCTCGGAGGTGGACGGGAACTTGGCCGCCCTGGGCTGGAACGCCTGCACCCCCCGGGGGCCTCGACAGAGTCACAGGGCGCATGAGCCAGCCAGGCGTACATCCCCAGGTGCCTCCGACTGCACGCGCCCAACACCGACAGCAGGCGCCGTGCCCTCCGCGGCAGCCCTAGGGCAGCTCCCGAGAGCCCCGAGACAAGGGGGGAGACCCtcacgtggtggtggtggtgggggcacaggggagggcgggtggtggtggtgggggctccTCGGCTGCGTGTGGTCTGCACCAGATCCACGCccagactgctctctctctcgggGCCACGTTCCACAATCTTACTTGTTTAAATCTCGAGGTTGGGTCTACACCTGTCTGCTTCATAGAGTCCATGACAGATTTCATTTCTACAGCCTCCTTAATAAGCTGGtggttttccatttgcttagCTTTGAAGCTGTCGGcctgaagctgctgctgctgattgGAGAGAAGCTGCGATTTACCTGTCTCCTCAGTTTTATTAGGCACGGAAGGCCCTAGTTTAGAATGGCTTTTGCTAGGCTCCGGGGTAGAGGGAGCTTTTGAGACCGTGGCCGACGGCACGTGTTTCTGTTTACcgtcctcctggcccagctccttcaAGGGGAGCTCATGCTTCCGCTCAGAGTCTCCTCTCCCggcctgggccaccttctgctcgGCCAGCCTCTGGTCCTCGTAGTACTTCTCGTATTGCTGCCTGTAGGCGGGGCTGGTGGCCATCAGGGACTTCTGGTCCATGTAGAGCCCGTAGGCGTACTGGCCGTAGTACAGGGACTGGGCCAGCGCCGGGTGCCTCTGGGTGATCACCGACTGGTGCTGCGGCTGCAGGGGGGCAGCGCCGTGGTCCCCTTTCTTAGACTCTAACTGCTCTGCCTTGTCTTTCTTCTCGGCGTCTTCCTCACACTCCTTCTTCACCTTCATCCCCTGCGAGCTCCCGCCGGTCCCGGCTGCAGGCGCGCCCGCCTGGCCCGCGTGCATGTAGCTGGGGGAGTAGTAAGGGTCGTAGCCGTGGTAATAGGGGGAGGGGGACTCCTTCAGTTGAGACGCCTGCGCTGCGGCTGCAGGATGCCCCCTGGCGACGCCGTCCTTGCCAGAGAGGATCTCCGATGGGGAGCTGGCCTTGGACCTCATGCCCTCCGACCTGCTATCCGAACCCCCGTCGTCTGCGGCGTCCGAGATGTCTGAGTAGGCGGGGCTGCTGGTCTTCGCCGCCGAGCTCTCGGGCCCGTTCTGGGCGAGCACGTGCAGGGCGGGCATGGGCGCCTGCCCGTTCACCAGGGTGCTGCACTCCATCCTGGAGGCACTGCCGATGGAGGGGCTGGGCGCGTTGTCGGTGAACGTGTACACCTTGTCGGCCTCGGCTTTGATGCTGGCCATGCGGCTCTCCTGGGACTCCGCCAGGCCATTGGCCAGCCCCTCGCCCTTGGTGAGGTGGTCCTTCAGGAAATGCCCCGCCAGGTCCTTGCCCGCCGCCCCCTTGGGCTCCTCCAGCTTCCCCAGCTTGGCGTCCGTCTTCGGGCTGCCCGAGTCCTTGCCCTCTTTGTCTTTGAGCTTCcgcttctcctttttcttcttgtctttgagTGACACGAGAGCCGGGTTCACGGTGAGCGGCTCTCCCATGATGGTGGGCTTGGGCTGGATGGGCTTCAGCGGGGGACTCTTCGGCGTGGCCTGGACGACGGTGGTGGTGAGGGAGGGCAGGCCAGGCATCGTCCCCGTGGTGGTGGCGGTGAAGGCCGCCGTGGGGATGGCGATGAGCTGCGGGGGGGTGGGCGCGGGCGCTGGGGCGATGGGCCGGGCGCCTTTCAGCTTGGACAGGTTCTTGTCCATTTTGCAGTTGCTGGCTTTCCggcccttttccttctctcccagaGTTTTCTTGTCAATCAACCCTTCGGCTTCCAGTTTGGGCATCTCTGCGGCCGAGCTGCCGTCGGCGGCCGAGCAGCTGTCCAGCGTGGCCGTCATGTTGGAGATCACGGGCAGGTTGCTGAGGTCAGCACTCAGGCCCTTCTTTTTGCCCGAATTCTTTCCAGCTTTGGACCCGAGCGTGGCGACCGGGCCATTGCTCAGCAGCTCTCTCTTCCCCTTGGGGGTCCCAGGGGGGTTCCCGGCACCAGGAGACGCGGGGGCCTTGGCCTGGTCGTAGGCTGGGGCACTTGTGCTGGGCTcgctgcactccagggccacattGCTCAGGGCCTCCTCGCAGTCCGAGATCTTGTCCTCGCTGTCGGGCTCAAACTCCAGCTTGTTCTCTGGGTCCAGGTGTGCATGGGCCTGGTGGTAGCGCAGGCCGTTAATGTGCTTGTACTTCTTGTTGCAGTTCGGGTGGGGGCAGTCGATCAgcacaggagaggagcagccctgATCCAGGAAGGTGGCCTCCGGCTTCCCCTGGGGCGTGGTAGGGGTGCTTCTGGAGTTGGTGCGTACCCGCTTCCCGGGCTTGCTGTCCTCGGAGCTGGAGTTGAGGTCCAGCTCCATGGGGGGCTTGTTTTTCCTCTTGTTGGTGGAGGAAGGGCTGGCTTTGATGTCCTCGGCGGCACAGTTCGGGGGCGTCCTGCGGCCGCTGGCATTGAGGCTGCCCCGCCTCCCTTTCCCATTGGCCCCCCCTCGGTTCTTGCTCTGCAGCCCCCGGCACTCCGCGAAGCTGGCCTCGGAGCCAGGGGCCGCGGCGGCTGACCTCGCTCTCTTCCCTCGGCCCCGGCCCCCTCTCATCTCCAGGTCGCTTGTTGGTGACTCGCAAAACCTGGGGGAAACAAGGAACACAGGTCAGAAAGAGCACCCACAGAAGAACAGGTGACATCACATGGGACAGGATGCGGCACCAAAAAAACGGGGAGGCAACACCCCAGGGGCTCCACGGCTGCGCCCAGCCCAGGACGAGGCCCCCCTGCCTTCCCTCCAACACCTGCACAAGGACAGGCCACCACCAGTCTTGTGACGGCTCCGGGGGACGGGGGTCGGGGGTTGGGGGGCTgcctgcttccagcccagctctgatttGCAGTTTGAGAAAAGACGATgacaagggaaagagagaaggggcgGCCAGCGGGCCTCTGAGAAGAGACCCAGCATCTGCGTCTCACCGTGCTCAATCCCAAGCTGCTCACGTTGCAACCACAGGCAGACTTGGACGAAGCACTGGTCTCTCCATGTGGCTCCCTGTGTGTGCAGAGAGCGGAGAAGCCAAAGAGCTGCTGCATACCTTGGGGGAGCCCAGTCGTGCTTGGTGCAGTCCAGGAGAGTCCCCACGTAAGTCTTGTTCCTCCATGTGACATTGACCACCAGGACACCTGGTTGGGGGGAGACAGCAAAGAAAGGGCCTCGCTCAGCACGGTGATTGCCAGCtcagtggtgatgatgatgatggtgttaCCAGCACATTCTATCCTCGCTTGCTTTCAAAAGCTgtggtttgccttcttcctctttctggttTCAGTGACCTCAAGTTAAAACCCACAGGAAATTGtgtattcgtgtgtgtgtgtgtgtgtgtgtgtgtgttcatgcgcATGCGTGTGGCAAGAGTGTGTGAGAGTGTAATCAAGATACCGCTGACAGAAGGAAATGGTTCTTGCCATGTCCTGCTGTAAAACAGCAACACTCACCtcttaatttttctattattacaCATAATTGCTTTCGCTTGGCAAGCGGCCAACATCAACTGAGCGCCAGTTACCAGGGCTTAAACCAGAGGGGACTGGGAGCCATCGGTTCTGATTCCAATTCAACTCTGAAATGATGGccatttttattaagaaaaaaaaaaggtgcagatGCCTAAAAACAGGGACTCGGAAGCCAGGCGGCAGACGCTGAGCTGTGAGTTCTCTCTCCTAACCCTCCCCTCTCCGACTCAGGCAGGCAATCACCAGCCTTCCTAGGGTATCCGTGTCACTGTTTGGTCTTGTGGCATATGAAGGGCTCCCAAAATAGCcctcttaagaaaataaatgtgcaCAATAAGATGTGCTCTGGGGGTTATCTTTAGAATCAACTCTGGTAAGCATTTGCCACTGAGGATTAGAAAAGAAATCTCAAAACCAACACGGCTTGTTTCCTGCAagccactctgcctctccctactgCTCTGCAGACAGACAATTTAATTTAGCTCTGCATCTGTGAATTACTAAACTTAAGTGCACTTAGTACAACAAATGTCACAGAGAAACAAAATATAACATCCTCTTTATTTCTCTGGAGGACAAgcgagctttttttttttttttaaaagactcgcTGCTTCACAGCTGATGTTAAAAGGACCTGGATTTGGGGCCAGACCTCAAGAATCAGGGTACAGAAACATGGCAGTGAGCCTTCCTCCTCCTCGctgcccccacctctctctctctctctctctctctctctctctccccaaaacCCAGGACAGCCTCACTCAGAGTCTGTGTGCAGCTGGCCCACGCCCTCGCCTGACCACTGCCATTTTGAATTTCACAGGAAACCCGAACTGAGCTTGCTGATGCTAGGGGAAATCTCACCAGGTCAAACTCCCTTCCTCGGGACCCTGTCACGGCAGCGGGCAGCAGAATTTCTGCGCGGAGGGActccaggggcggggcggggcggggcggggcgttcTTTCACAAGGGAGATTCTGAGAATTGCTTCCCAGAAGGTGTGTGTCGCCgctcctgcggggggggggggggggggggggcacaaatAACCACTAGGATGGAGCATGGCAGGCATTTCCTGCCATCACGTCCAGGTCTTCTGCAGTGCCCTGGGGAAGGgggaattttgttgttgttaaccaCTGTGTACAAAAGGTCACATTGCATTGAGCACCCATGGTCATGAGGTATTTGGTGAAAATGAACACATTGGGGCGAAAGGGCTCTTTCACAAACCCCCTGCGGGAAAGGAAagcgaggggggggggggctgggggcggcctcTGAGACACccgctccccccagccccaggcggATCCCCACGCTTACAAACACGCAGCGCTCCACGCTGGGAGCGGAGGAAGCACACATTGTTTGGCCGCTGCGTGCCCGGCTTTTGTTGCCGGCTACGCCCACCGCGGCCTTCGCCGGCCCCGCAAACGCTGGCCGCTCACTGGCCAGCGCCGGCCGCCCTCGCTGGAGGCAGGCGGGCCCAGGAGCTGCGTGCTGCGGGGCAGGCGGGGGCTGGCACACACGCTGCACCGCACAGGCCTCTAACCCTCCTGCCCTGGGCGGTGGGAGCTGAAGGGACACCAGAGCCGCTCTCAGCTGCCTTGCAAGGGCCTGCTGGGTTTCTCAAGCGTGTGCCCTTAGAATGCTCAAGACACACGCTCTACTCCTCATCCCACGCGTGCGCCCGCGCCTGTCTGTCCGCGCCAGAGCTGGAGCTGCGTAGTGCGCTGCAGCGCAGGGCGGTTTGAAGAATGGGCTGGTGTACACCGCGCGGTGCACAGGCCTCGGGGAACACGGGCTAGGCTTCCTCTGCGCCCTGCGGGGAAGGGCACTAGCAAAGCAGACGGCTTCAAGCGGATGGTTCTTACTCCAGGCTCACTGCATGCGCCCGATGAAAACGGGTGGTCCACAtgcaagcaaaaaacaaaacccttgaCCCAGGCATACAGTGCccggcagcagaagacggcccgagtgcagggggccctgctcccccagagaggcagagggagaaagttcctgctcctggctctcgcCTGCCCTGGGTGGTGCTGCAActcagggagcaaaccagcagatgaagtgcaggtttctctctctgcctttcaagtggatgaaaataagtaaactttaaaaaaatatatatttatttgaaaggcagagttaagagagagaaggagagacacacacagagagaggtcttccatctgctggttcactccccaaacggccacaaggccaaggagcttcttccagggctttggccgcctgctgctgccttcctcgCCTCACCAGCATGAAGCTGGGttggggcagggcagctgggactggacccggTGCCCTTGCgggctgctggtgctgtaggccaggggttaacctgctgtgccacagcacaggccacgAAGAACCATTGTTAAAGAGAATCCCAACACAGCTTTCTTCCTTGCTTTGGTGCCACTGTTTCTGTCTCACACTGGTACAGCGTCTAAACATCCAGGCATTTAAACAAGAACACATCTGTCACAGAACCTCTGAGAACCTGGGGGGCCTGGTCTCCCCTTGCTGGCTGGCTGGGCAGGAAATGACGGCAGTGACCTTGAAGGTGGCAGAGCCTCGTCCAGCGGGAGCCCTGAGCGGCACAGTGAGCCTCCAGCCCCAGTCTACCAGCTCACACCCAGCACACGTCCTGCCCTCGTACACACAGCGCGCCTGGGTCCTCCCGAGCAGCAGGAGCAGGGTCAGCCCCCAGCTCACTGGACGCCCAGGCATGGACGAGATTGGGGCTGACCAAGGAGAATGGACAGAGAATCCCCCCAGGGACTTCCTCCCACAGTGACCATGCTCCCCCCATCAGCGTCCTCTCCCCCAGCACATCCAGGAGAGGCGTTCTCTGTGGAGAGATCCTGCCCCAAAGATGTGCTCTAGGAATTAGCATTGCTCCCATTCGTGAGGCCGTTGCCTTAAGAACTGGGCAAATACCCCATTTCCCAAAGGACCTGCCTGTGTTACAGTTTAAAGGGGACCCAAGTCTCCGCCCGGCGTGTTTTCAAACTCTCACTCTGATGACCACATCTGGATGGACCAGGTGTGCGCATGGCCAGAAAACGGATCCTCATTCTAACAGCCCCCAATTCTAACCCAAGGATGCCAGGacccttaataaataaataaataaataaataaataaaaaacttgcacatttctttccttaatttatGATTTTTGTAGGGAAACATTAGTGTCAAGAAAAATGCCGCCAATTTATGGTCTTGTGGCCACAGGATAAAGTTATAGACTAGCAGGTATCATATCACcctacatttttcaaaaaattctaaataattttatgtgctctttaaaaaaaaaaagatgcacttatttcaaagaaagagttacagagaggcagaggcagagagatacagagagagggaggttttccattccctgggtcattccccaaatggccacaatggccggagctgggccgatccaaagccaggagccaggagcttcttcaggtctcccatgtgggtgcaggggcccaaggacctgggccatcttctactgccttcccaggccatagcagagagctggatcggaagtggagcagctgggactcgaactggcgtccatatgaatgctagcactgcaggaggtggttttacccgctatgccatggcgctggccctcacCCTACATATTGACACAATGTGCCAGTGTGTAAGGCACCATTTACCACCGCGCCTTTGTCCCAAACTCCTTCTCACCACCAGCGGCTCAGTGTTACACTTAGAATCGGCGCATCTTACATTAAATGATGCTGCATCTCGCACAGTACCCTGGCTGGCTGTTCTGGCTTCAGAGCTCTGCACCCTGCGATGAGCCCTTTTTCAAAGGACCGAGGTAAGCTCCCAAGTATATAAGGggaaatttcaaaatttacagTTAAAGTTGCTCACAGGATACAAGCCAGTCCAAAGGCAGAGGGACTTTCCGGTGTGACCAGCGCCAGGTATATACAGGAGCACAAGACAAGAGAAGCAAGTATGGTCACATGACCCAAGAGGCAGGAATTTTTTCAAACAGCCCTACCGCTCAGGGCTGAATGTTTGAAGAGTCGCTCCAGCCACATCCTGCAATGGAGCCATCTGTAACCCAGGGCTGCGGAGCTCAGAGACAGGGCGGCACTCACCAAAGTCTGGTCAACCACTTCACACCCCAGGGTGCTgccaccccagccccgggccccagAGACACACAGCGCTGGTGCTCACCTATGACTCTGCACAAGCACAGTGAGCTTCGAGAGTAAGGGACAGAGGGGCTCAGCACTGCTGGTCTGCAGGGATCCTCTGTGCCGGCGGCTGGGGCATGCCGGCATCGCTCTGTCTCCGTTAATCACAACTGCGCACACGGGCAGCCATCCTCTCTGGCTAGGTATCATCTTCAGGACTCGGGGAATGGGGCTTGTTTCTGGGAGCACAGCTCTGGTTCTCGACTTGCCAGAGGCTACTCCCAAAACCAGCAATgctctttcttttgcttctaaACCCCTATCTATAAACGGCAACAAGAGGAGATTTTCAACCAAGTCCAAAGCACAACAGCAAAACGCTGCTTTTAAAGAGATGGCacctggccggtgctgcggctcactcggctaattctccgcctgcggtgccggcaccccgggttctagtcctgttcagggcgccggttctgtcccggttgcccctcttccagtctagctctctgctgcggcctgggagggcagtggaggatggcccaagtgcttgggccctgcacccgcacgggagaccaagaagaagcacctggctcctggcttcagattggcgcagcgcgctggccgcagcagccatttggggggtaaatcaatggagaaggaagacctttctctctctctctctctctcactgtccactctgcctgtcaaaaaaaggagaTGACACCCTTTTCTACCTGACTACACTTACCTCTTTCAAAAGTACATTTGATGGTGCACAATCTTATGGAGATCTCTTTTAAGAGTGTGAAAGGATTTCCTCCCCTAAATAAACTGAATAagccctattaaaaaaaaaaaaaaaagcagtgcacTCTGCTCAAGA
Above is a genomic segment from Oryctolagus cuniculus chromosome 6, mOryCun1.1, whole genome shotgun sequence containing:
- the ZNF608 gene encoding zinc finger protein 608 isoform X6; this translates as MPVSRGILPASRRVDPLFTVPAPPPPIASSLTPQILPSYFSPSSNIAAPVEQLLVRTRSVGVNTCEVGVVTEPECLGPCEPGTSVNLEGIVWHETEEGVLVVNVTWRNKTYVGTLLDCTKHDWAPPRFCESPTSDLEMRGGRGRGKRARSAAAAPGSEASFAECRGLQSKNRGGANGKGRRGSLNASGRRTPPNCAAEDIKASPSSTNKRKNKPPMELDLNSSSEDSKPGKRVRTNSRSTPTTPQGKPEATFLDQGCSSPVLIDCPHPNCNKKYKHINGLRYHQAHAHLDPENKLEFEPDSEDKISDCEEALSNVALECSEPSTSAPAYDQAKAPASPGAGNPPGTPKGKRELLSNGPVATLGSKAGKNSGKKKGLSADLSNLPVISNMTATLDSCSAADGSSAAEMPKLEAEGLIDKKTLGEKEKGRKASNCKMDKNLSKLKGARPIAPAPAPTPPQLIAIPTAAFTATTTGTMPGLPSLTTTVVQATPKSPPLKPIQPKPTIMGEPLTVNPALVSLKDKKKKEKRKLKDKEGKDSGSPKTDAKLGKLEEPKGAAGKDLAGHFLKDHLTKGEGLANGLAESQESRMASIKAEADKVYTFTDNAPSPSIGSASRMECSTLVNGQAPMPALHVLAQNGPESSAAKTSSPAYSDISDAADDGGSDSRSEGMRSKASSPSEILSGKDGVARGHPAAAAQASQLKESPSPYYHGYDPYYSPSYMHAGQAGAPAAGTGGSSQGMKVKKECEEDAEKKDKAEQLESKKGDHGAAPLQPQHQSVITQRHPALAQSLYYGQYAYGLYMDQKSLMATSPAYRQQYEKYYEDQRLAEQKVAQAGRGDSERKHELPLKELGQEDGKQKHVPSATVSKAPSTPEPSKSHSKLGPSVPNKTEETGKSQLLSNQQQQLQADSFKAKQMENHQLIKEAVEMKSVMDSMKQTGVDPTSRFKQDPDSRTWHHYVYQPKYLEQQKSEELDREKRLKEDSPRKTPNKEGVASSLPVSLASIKEEPKEAKRPDSQPLEENKLKSDDRKTPVNWKDSRGSRVAVSSPMSQHQSYIQYLHAYPYPQVYDPSHPAYRAVSPVLMHSYPGAYLSPGFHYPVYGKMSGREEAEKVNTSPSISAKAATESKALDLLQQHASQYRSKSPVPVEKAAAEREREAERERDRHSPFSQRHLHTHHHTHVGMGYPLIPGQYDPFQGLTSAALVASQQVAAQASASGMFPAQRRE